A window of the Janthinobacterium agaricidamnosum NBRC 102515 = DSM 9628 genome harbors these coding sequences:
- a CDS encoding dsDNA nuclease domain-containing protein, producing MGTLHDKAPRETVGRETSNRFRMQFQAAAFAALEILSGKDVDRVYCDYHDDFVVRRNVDGSVQYHFFQVKTKGRANQQWKVDEVFSLKKTGKLDTEEKLVAIRDSIAGKLFVHTIEFGEECREVTVLSNVHFQEDVFKVQEHLKAGASDRSYITQFIEKFGEIFSPEIPLSDDQIKAARAKLTLVQVSYMGETLEQFADAARNAIWKHSEIDLHKHEVDEIANSLVALVEAKSCEPINGVTKDKIDVVAGVGIDDLLKVLSISTTVYRNLLSGDDPAAIKTASILQRELKSAGAPESMIEAASRAKVSWDVWLRTARHTYPEFDLELLLNEIDAKCRVWIVSSGALGQLREKIDEIVGSALGKKFPRLDVDLLLGAFCASIVRRASR from the coding sequence ATGGGCACCCTCCATGACAAAGCGCCACGTGAAACTGTCGGCCGAGAAACCAGCAACCGCTTCCGAATGCAATTTCAAGCTGCGGCTTTTGCCGCTCTGGAGATTTTAAGTGGCAAGGATGTTGACCGAGTGTATTGCGACTATCATGATGATTTCGTCGTGCGGCGTAATGTCGACGGCTCAGTCCAATATCATTTTTTCCAGGTCAAGACCAAGGGAAGAGCAAATCAACAATGGAAGGTCGATGAGGTCTTTTCACTGAAGAAGACGGGAAAACTCGACACGGAAGAGAAGCTCGTAGCCATTCGAGATAGCATTGCCGGCAAATTGTTCGTCCATACAATTGAGTTTGGTGAAGAATGCCGAGAAGTTACGGTTCTCAGCAATGTTCATTTTCAAGAGGACGTATTCAAGGTCCAGGAGCACCTCAAGGCAGGAGCGTCTGATCGTTCTTACATTACCCAGTTCATCGAGAAGTTTGGCGAAATCTTCTCACCTGAAATACCGCTTTCTGATGACCAGATCAAAGCGGCTAGAGCGAAGCTAACTCTTGTGCAAGTTTCCTATATGGGGGAAACCCTCGAGCAGTTCGCTGACGCCGCGCGGAACGCTATCTGGAAGCATAGTGAAATAGATCTCCACAAGCATGAGGTCGACGAGATTGCAAACAGTCTCGTGGCATTAGTAGAAGCGAAGTCTTGCGAGCCAATCAATGGAGTAACCAAAGACAAGATAGACGTCGTCGCGGGTGTCGGAATCGATGACCTGTTGAAGGTGCTAAGCATCTCCACTACGGTGTACAGGAATCTACTTAGTGGGGACGACCCTGCTGCTATCAAGACGGCTTCCATACTTCAGCGCGAGCTAAAATCTGCCGGCGCTCCGGAAAGCATGATCGAAGCTGCATCTCGTGCAAAGGTTTCATGGGACGTTTGGCTTCGCACAGCGCGTCACACCTATCCCGAGTTCGATCTCGAACTGCTCCTCAATGAGATCGATGCCAAGTGTCGCGTTTGGATTGTTAGCAGTGGCGCGCTTGGTCAATTAAGAGAGAAGATCGATGAGATAGTCGGTTCGGCGTTAGGTAAGAAATTTCCTCGCTTGGACGTCGACCTGTTACTCGGTGCATTTTGCGCATCAATTGTACGGAGAGCTTCGCGATGA